The genomic segment GATGGCAACATGCACCTTGCGCGATGGGTAACCATCGTAAGGAGGACTGAATAATGAAAAAGATGTGGAAATTCCGAAAGGATTCCAGGGCGGTTTCGCCTGTCATCGCTACCATCCTGATGGTGGCCATCACCGTAGTGCTGGCCGCCGTCCTCTATGTGATGGTCAGCGGATACGGTGGCGGTGGCGAGACGGCTCC from the Methanomassiliicoccales archaeon genome contains:
- a CDS encoding type IV pilin, with translation MWKFRKDSRAVSPVIATILMVAITVVLAAVLYVMVSGYGGGGETAP